Within the Candidatus Dormiibacterota bacterium genome, the region CGCCTGAGCGACGATCGCAATCGCTTTCTCACCTGCGTACTCATCGGAAACACGGTTGCGTTGCTTGGCGCGAGCTCCATCGCGACCGCTCTCGCGCTGTCGCTCGATCTACCGTACCCTACAGTCTTCGCGACGCTTGCGATGTCGCTCGTCGTGCTGCTCTTCGCCGAGATCATTCCGAAGACGGTCACCACGAGCGATGCCGAGCGCTGGTCGCTGCGCCTCGCTCCGCTCATGCGCGCGGTCGCGTGGGTGCTCACGCCGGTCGCCAATGCATTCCTCTTCGTCACCGCTCTGCTCTTGCGCCCCTTCGGGATCCGCAACGTGCAGCATATCTTCGTCACCGAGGAAGATATTCGCGCGCTCGTCAACGTCGGCGCGGAGCAGCGCGTCATCGAAGAGCAGGAGCGCGAGATGATTCATTCGGTGATCGAGTTCGGCGATACGATCGCGCGCGAAGTGATGACCCCGCGTCCGGAGATGGTCGCGGTGTCCGTGGACGCGTCGCCGCGGCGAGCACTGGACATCATCATCTCCGAGGGACATTCACGGCTGCCCGTGTATCAGGAATCCAAGGACGACATCATCGGCGTGATCCACGACCGCGAACTGATGATCGCGCTTGCGACCGGAACGCTGGCGACGACGACCACTCGTGCGCTCATGCGCCCGGCCGTGCACGTGCCGGAGTCGAAGCGAATCGCCGAGTTGCTGCGCGAGATGCAGCGCGACAAGTTCTCGCTGGCGATCGTCGTCGACGAGTACGGCGGAACCGCGGGCCTCGTGACGATGGAAGATATCCTCGAGGAGATCGTCGGGGAGATCCGCGACGAGCACGACACCGACGAGCAGGAGCCGATCGCGGAGGTCTCGTCGGAGGAGGCGATCGTCGACGCGCGCACCAACGTCGAAGACGTGAACGCTGCCCTGGGGACGCAGTTGCCCACGGAGGACTTCGAAACTATCGGCGGCTACACCGTCGGGCGTTTCGGGCGCCTTCCGTCGGAGGGCGAAGAGATCGAGGCCGACGACAACACGCGCCTGCGCGTGGAACGGGCGCACGGACGCCGCATCATCTCGGTACGGGTATTTCATGCCAAGAGCGCCGACGGACAGGCAACGGGCGGCGAGCGCGCCGAGGCGAA harbors:
- a CDS encoding hemolysin family protein translates to MTHGTDALDVVALVVLIVMSGFFSASEAALISVSRLRARTMAERRLRGANDIVRLSDDRNRFLTCVLIGNTVALLGASSIATALALSLDLPYPTVFATLAMSLVVLLFAEIIPKTVTTSDAERWSLRLAPLMRAVAWVLTPVANAFLFVTALLLRPFGIRNVQHIFVTEEDIRALVNVGAEQRVIEEQEREMIHSVIEFGDTIAREVMTPRPEMVAVSVDASPRRALDIIISEGHSRLPVYQESKDDIIGVIHDRELMIALATGTLATTTTRALMRPAVHVPESKRIAELLREMQRDKFSLAIVVDEYGGTAGLVTMEDILEEIVGEIRDEHDTDEQEPIAEVSSEEAIVDARTNVEDVNAALGTQLPTEDFETIGGYTVGRFGRLPSEGEEIEADDNTRLRVERAHGRRIISVRVFHAKSADGQATGGERAEANAHDAVR